The Dreissena polymorpha isolate Duluth1 chromosome 2, UMN_Dpol_1.0, whole genome shotgun sequence nucleotide sequence aatatttacaatattaacttattcatatttgtatataaagtactactactactactactactactacaactacttctactactactactactactactactactactactactactactactactactactactactactactactgcaactactactactgctactactgctgctgctgctactactactactactactactactactactactactaccactactactacttctactactactactactactactactactactactactactactactactactattactactactactactactactactactactactactactactactactactactactactactacaactactattactactactacaactactactctcTAATCTCTAATTCTCTGTCTCTAAAAATCTCTATTACGTCTACTACGTCTACTAGTTATACTTCCGAGACTGTTACTGCGACTATAACTGCTACTGTTGTTGGTTTCTGCTGATACTACGTATTCtgcttttattaattattatgttacttCTTACAAAAACAACTTCTTCTTCCTGCTACTTTTACTTATACTTCGACATCTGTTTCTCCCACTACtaccacaacaactactactacttgttgTTGTAATAATCACCATCAGAATCATCATGACATCATCAGCAAAATCATTTTTGTCATCATCGGAATGGTCTATGATGGCGAATTGAGTCAGTCAATCAAGAGATTGAAGATGATGTTCCAGTTGTAAGTCAGTCTGAttcaaataatacatttcaatctACGAATTCGTTATCAGTAGAATCTTCTCAAAAGACTTCTTTTATCTGAAGACTTTGATCTCAATGATACATGTAGTTCCAATAAGTGCTAATAAACTTCATAAAGATCTTTCTTGATTTAATTATTCAACTGCTGTTCTAAAATGTAACATAACACTTTAAAAAACGTAAAAATAGGTTAAAGTTAAGGTATTTATCATTAATACCAAGTTGAAATAAACGTAATAGTTTGCCCTTACTGccttttaaattataaataattataaagtttCTTCTGTGCAAAatcgttatttttttattttttttaattttgtttagaaatgtcaaTGAATTTGTTTTGAAGTTTCATTTAACCTACTTACATATATACATAGTTATAGtgatttggttacctactataGTATACTGACAcatgacattactttatttataattatatgcattaaagacaatgtacttatgtataagtcttaatataAAAAATTTACTGTTATGTTCTGTTTTAGGACACTGGATTTGCTTTGTTTCTTGCAAAATTACTAATAATCTTTAGAACCATCAATATTACTCTTTGATTTTTGTCAATGCAATTATAAAATTGAGTTAAAAGTGACGTTTAATTTTCAGAGCACTGTACCGTAAATTGCCCAGTGGGACAGACCTGCATCAAAACCAATCGAGGTCAGATATGTATAggtatttaaatattcaaaaggACAATATAAATACTAATTTTATACCGTACACTgctgacaaaattaaaataaaaattaccaaTAGATTACCATTACAGGTACCAATATAGGTGGACATCTTGAAGGCGGAGTTTATATGATTTCTATGCGCTGACATTTGTTTCAAGCTCCGTTTATTttagcttcatgagaacgccataTTAGGCCAAGATAACGTTTTGGGAATCTTCTACACTTCGTCATGCAGAGTAAGAAATGAACAAAAAGTTAAACTTTTATGGAATGCTAGACatattgttgttttaaaaacatgtgtcATTTGCAGACCCTTGTGAACCAAATCCTTGTTCAAGCGGAAAGACCTGTGTTAAAACAAACCATGCCTCTTCTACGTATGTCAAGGTACGTGTCGATCTCTAATACACTTAGACCATACATGTTCATGTATCATGATTGGATGTGTCATATTTGATCGATATAGCTAATCCAATCAGTATTTATATCGTGTTTAATACAGTTTACgagcgtgttttttttttatttcagaattaaaaacGATGACCGTGAGAAAATGAGCAAATGAGTTTGGATATTAAACGCTTTGTAATTGCTAGCGATTGTATATCGTTAATAGGCCCTTGCGACTCGAATCCCAATCTCGAATCTAGTATACCGGCCTGTATTCTTCCGACTAATATTCATTTCGTGTGAGACGGAGAAGATAGGATTTCTATGAGCTGACACTTATTTCAAGCTCCGCTTATTTAAACTTCCTAAGAACGCCATGTTATATAAAGATTACATTTTGGGAATCTTCTACACTTCGTCATGCAGAGtaggaataaaatttaaaattattattattatttatttaatgcttgaCATACTATTGTGTTAAAAAATGTGTCATTTGCAGACCCCTGTGTACCAAATCCTTGTTCAAGCGGAAAGACCTGTGTTCATACAGACAATGCCCCATTCTACGTATGTCAAGGTACGTGTCGATCTCTAATACACTTAGACCATACATGTTCATGTATCATGATTGCATGTtttgtatttgataaatataGCTATATCAATCGCAACTTGCACGCCACATGTGTTAGCATTCACAATGACGGTCCAGGGCCCTATTGTTCTTGTACTCCATGTACTGTACTCATATTGTCATGTACTTACATCTTAAACGTTTTTCACCAAGATGCAGCGGAGTGTATAGACTAAATCATGGTTAGTGTCTTTGACGAGTCAGATAAAATTCATGCATAGAAAGATACTAACCTGTTCTAATTATtctattaaacatatttatagttATCTATTTTGTTCAACTAACTATGTTTTAGTTGAATTATTAAAACAATCCTTTAATAAAGCACATATACAATTATAACAATGACGTTTAAACTGGAATCTAATATTGATGTTTCTGTCACTCAAAATGATACAACGATATACAAAATCAATATTTTCTAACATGGATTATTTTCAGGTTACTCTGTTGAGGCATGCTCTCACGACAGTGACTGTTCCCCATGTAAAGATCAAAACTTACGAGCCAAATGTAGTTACGGTCACTGTGATTGCAATCCAGGTACTGAACTCATATTTTGATGTACTTATATCTTAAAGGTTTTTGAGCAAAATGAATttgattgtatattatatatggtCAGTGTCTTTTACGAGTTGAATAAATTCACGCAACGAAAGAAACGAATCGGttctatttattatattaaacttaTTGACACTCTTCCCAATGTGATGGTTGCTATCCAGGTAATTCATATACTCATATTTTAATGTTCGTTCGTTCGTCTTGAATGATATTTAGAACGTTCTATTTGTTCCCAGTCCACTGTGATCCCAGTCCGTGTCTTTCTACGCTGATCTGTGTTGCAGAACCACACGACTACCGTTGCAGGGGTAcgtaaaaatactaaaataaacatGTTGCATCATAACTGGCTGTTAACACGAAGATAATCGAACTGTTCCAATATGTTTTGATATCATTACACATAAAAGTCATACGGatttttactacttttactacttttactactactactactaattctactactactactactactactactactactactactactactactactactactactactactactactactactacttctactactactactactacaactactacagctactactactactactactacttctactgctactactacttctactactacttctactactactactactactactactactactactactactactactattacaacaataactactactactgttattactactactactactactactactactactactactactactactactactactactactactactactactactactactactattaatactactactactactactactactactactactactactactactactactactactactactactactactacaactactgctactactactactactattacttctactactactacgactactactactactactactactactactactacaattactactactactactactactactactactactacttctactactgctactactaatgctactactacttcttctactactactactactactactactactactactactactactactactactaataataataataataataataataataataataataataataataataataatacttctactactactactactactactgctactactactactactactactactactactactactactactactactactactactactactactactactactactacaacaaaaattactattactgcttctactactactactactaccactactacaactactactactactactactactactactactcctactactactactactactactactacaactactactactactactactactgctactactactactactactactactgctactacttctactactactactactactactgctactactacttcttcttctactactactactactactactactactactactactactactactactactactactactactactactactactactactacttctaataataataataataataataataataataataataataataataatactagtactactactactactactactactactgctgctgctactattattgctactactactactactactactactaataataataataatagtaataataataataataataataataataataataataataataataataataataataataataatacttctactacttctactactactgctcctattactactactactactactactactactactactactactactactactactactactactactactactactactactactactactactactactactactactactactactactacttctacaacaaaaaTTACTACTAAtgcctctactactactactactactactactactactacaactactactactactactactacttctcctactactactactactacttctacttctactactactactactactacgactactaatactactactactactactattattattattattattattattataactacttCTACCAAttcttctactacaactgctactattCTAACTCTAACTCTGCTTCTGAGAATGTTACTGCGACTGTAACTGCTACTGTTGTTGGTGTCTGCTAATACTACGTattctatttttattaattataatgtcCACTGCATCTTCCACTACTAccgcaacaactactactacctatTATTGTAATAATCACCATCAGAATCATCAttgacatcatcatcaacatcatttttATCAATATCACCAAGGGCTATGATGGCGAATTGAGTCAGTTATTCAATAGATTGAAGATGATGTTCCAGTTGTAAGTCAGTCTGattcaaattaataaacataCCCGTAGCCAAGGGGTGCGTTCGGTGCGTTCGAACCCAATGTTTtttgacaagtaaaaaaatgtgTACTATAAGCTGCAtccaactttatttgacgcaaaaaccGTAATTTATCTTTTCCCtgaatccagtgagtcttcgtatttacgcgttacaataatgttgaattcaataggctaccgacagggcaccatataattaattttctctatgaagtcatttccaagatagaccgtgatttttatttgcaatttttaacCGCATTATTGCTGAAATCAATAGAAGTTTTGACGGCAACATGTGAGAAGATCTAtgctgttataatgaatttaaaccgTTATTACATTTTATCAGATGGAcgttaatgtttaatgttcattaattgtgacggatcttgagcataatgggcaaatacGTCCTTTTTTCAATGTCCTGGTATACACTGTTAAGGACTTTGCGATCaaagggccagtagtttgtggttaaagGGTCTTTATCAAGCCTcaagttttatatgtttatgaaattcgtttggaaaacagataactttgttataataattaataatttgttaaaaacagtTGGAGAAAAAGTAAacgtaaccagttataccattttgtttctgttttgtATTCAGGGTGCAGAATAAGCATGGTTTTCATgtatttacacacgggctggacagaatgtaaacacaccgttcagaactttatttttacaaatatgtcaCGTTAtggaaatacatttgcaaacatcttcagtgcataaaagacagcttTTGATGCTGTTTGTGCCGATCCTTGAGAATACGtatgaaatcggtgacaaaaacTCATTTTGCGTGAAGGATATTTGTacagtataaataaaaaatttgaaaaaaagaacacatgcttattatataaagtaataatGATGTATTTCGCATTGACATACGCAGCTTAAAAATCTATcatttatgcactagttgaaattcctaagaaaaattgttttacaaagttatttggaaaaagcagcacttaccggtaAGTTGACTTCCAttaacaaagtcacgtgatcctgcaccctagTATTGATGCAAATTAGAgatgacccagttttgttaaacagtgtttgttgtacaatacactattagcacgtttagagcaatgctaggcccatagtagcagacaaataattgttttgaagaaagtcaaatatttccttttaatttgcttgactTATGAATGGTaaaattttggaatggtaaaatacacttattttatcaagattccaataaatattgatattttatatcgTTCTTATCGTTGATTTTActttctataaatgtgttgttgcatatataaacaaattttgtgcgcgcatactagtgtcgtgTTAAACGCCGTATAACATAATGTATTTCCGTGATTGGTCGATAAAGGTGGTAAATGAAAAACGGTAatggaaaatacatgtattttatatcatataaatgtcgatcagtcactgactGTGGTAAATGAAAgggaaaattcattaaaaaaattctctataacttcagtctctaaatgcagataaaaagtcaccagtGTTTTACGTTtcattgtcaaaatgtttttttaagggGAGGACCTTCAAACCCCGGATTGCAGGAGGGTAAcaacccctcccgcacctacccccttCGCCATTTCGTTGCTCATTAAAATTCGTTGATGGGAAATTTCGCActccccttttcaaaacccttgCTTCGGGCCTGAAATAAATTTCAATCCACGAATTCGTAATCGGTAGATCCTTCTCAAAAAACTTCTTTTATCTCAAGACATTGATCTCAATTATGCATGAAGTTCCAATAAGTGCTAATAAACTTCACATATATCTTTCTTGATTCAATTAGTCAATTGCTGTTGCAAAATGTTACATAAAAACTTAAATTATCGTGAAAATAAGTTAAAGATAaggtatttattataaacacCAAAGTAAAACAAACGTTATAGTTTGTTTTTACTGCCTTTAAAATTATTAAGTTTTTTCTGTGCAAATAAGTTATTGTtctctgtttttattttgtttagaaaattcattgaatttgTTCTGAAATGTCATTGAATCTACTTACAtatatacagatttatagtgaTTTGGTTACCAA carries:
- the LOC127868970 gene encoding protein jagged-2-like isoform X1 → MFLLVVRLTLLQVILNRGYSVEACSHDNECPHCTGHNFQARCRYNYCDCYPVDCDPSPCPSTLICVAEPDDYSCREHCTVNCPVGQTCIKTNRGQICIDPCVPNPCSSGKTCVHTDNAPFYVCQGYSVEACSHDSDCSPCKDQNLRAKCSYGHCDCNPVHCDPSPCLSTLICVAEPHDYRCRGT